The genomic region GACCATCGCCGATGATACTGCAGGGGAGCCTGTGGGAAAGTAGGTCGCTGCCAAGATTTATTTCTAGACCGCGTTTCATAAGAAACGCGGTCTTTTTTTTGGTCTATGCTTTAGCAAGTACGCTAGCAGGTGTTCTTTGTTTCCTTCCTCGATGATTCGTCTTTGCCTTTCTTTGGTTTGCTTCCGAACTGTGCTGATACAGTATCCCGTTCTGATACAATGTAGTGCCAATCCCTTGAGTGAGATAATCAACGTTTGGGAAAATTCTTTTTGGTAATTTTTATATGGTTAGTTGTAGAAGAGTGTTCCCAATACTGAGTAGCGTGTGAAGGATAGTGGATGAGGACATCGAATAGTTTTGTTTTAATTCATGGTGCATGGCACGACCACCATTCATGGGATTTTATTGTTCCTTTACTGGAAGAGGTCGGGCACTATGCTACTGGTATTGATTTGCCCGGTGCAGGTGAGCTTGCCCAAAGCCCAGCATCCTATTTTGAGAATCCAGTTGATCTTGACGCTTTTGCAGTTCAAGCCTCCCCGAATGCTTTCGTGACTCAGGAAGAACGAAATGAGGCGGTGATTGATCTCGTTCGCGAGTGCTACGCCGAAGAAGATCAAAAAGTCATTCTTGTTGGGCACTCTCTTGGTGGTATAACGGTATCTGCTGTTGCAGAAATGATTCCAAATATGGTTTCAATGATAATATACCTTTCGGCGTTACTTTTGCCACCTCAAGTATCCGCTTTTCAGATGTTGTCTCGAAAATCTATGAGCCAACGC from Halodesulfovibrio sp. harbors:
- a CDS encoding alpha/beta fold hydrolase; amino-acid sequence: MRTSNSFVLIHGAWHDHHSWDFIVPLLEEVGHYATGIDLPGAGELAQSPASYFENPVDLDAFAVQASPNAFVTQEERNEAVIDLVRECYAEEDQKVILVGHSLGGITVSAVAEMIPNMVSMIIYLSALLLPPQVSAFQMLSRKSMSQRMTPQLYVGDGEKTGAMRINPKSTDPSYLDLVKQTFYGDLSDEEFRFALSTLFPDEPIQVATVPSPITQKRFGRIPRHYIHCRNDKAYPLSGQRDMVHLVDKVMGNKTVVHMLESSHSPFFSQPKALAKILDEIAQS